The DNA window CGCCGCAAGCTGGACGAATACTTCTCGACCGTACGCGAAGTTGAACAGCGGATCGTCCGCACCCGCCAATGGCGCGAGACGCCCTTGGTTCTGCCGCCGGGCGTCAGTCGACCCGGCAAGGTCGCCCGCAACAACGACGGCAGCGATCGCATCGAACAGATGCGACTGATGATCGATGTGCTGGTGCTGGCGTTGCAGACCGATGTCACCCGCATCGCCACGCTGCGACTGGGCGACTACAGTGGCAAGTTCAGCTTCCTCGGCTTCCCGGAAGATCCGCACGGCGTGTACGCCCACAACGGCGGCGAACCGAAAAAGGTCGAAGGCGCCAGGGCCATCGACCGGATGCACATGGAGCAGTTCGGCTATCTGCTGGAACGGATGCAGAGCGTACAGGAAAGCGACGGAACCTCGCTGCTGCACAACTCGGTCGTCATGCTGGGCGCCGGGCTGACCAACGGCCCCAGTCACAAGGTCCGCAGCGGCAAGGTCGACTACAACGCCCATGGGCAATTCAATACGCCGCTGTTGCTGGCCGGGCATGCCGGCGGCCAGTTGCGCAGCGGCGAGCATGTCAACTTCGACCACGGCACGCCGCTGGCCAACCTGCTGGTCTCTGTGATGCAGGCGATGGGCTCGCAGCGGGAAGCCTTCGCGGACAGCACCGGTCCGCTGGGGCTGGTGTAGTCCATGACGGCCCAAATTGTTCCACGAAGCGCCATAATGCGTTGCGCCATCAGCCCATGCGTCCTGATCGGCTGTCTGCTGGCGATGATCTGTCTGCCCGCCGCCTGGTTGACGGGAGCCGAGTTCGATCCGGATCGGTTCCTCAAGCAGTACTGCGCCGCCTGTCACCAGGGCGAGAAACCGCAGGGCCATTTCTCGATCGCCCCGTTGATCGGAGATCGTGAGTTCACGCCGAACTCCACGCAATGGCTGGACCTGCTCGACCAGCTGGGTGACCGGGCCATGCCGCCGGCCGACACCGACAAGCCGCGACCCTCCATGGAAGAGTACAGTCAGGCCGTTGCCTGGCTGAAAGAGCAGCTGGCCGCCGCGTCGGGCTCCGCCGGCCGCATGACGCGGCGTTTGAACCGGCCCCAATACAACAACACGATTCGCGACCTGCTGCATATTTCGCATCGGCCGGCTGACTCCTTCCCGCAGGATCTGGGGCTGGAGGGTTTCAATAACGTGGTCGAGGTGCAGACCCTGTCCCCGTTCCTGCTGCAGAAGTACCTCACCGCCGCGGAAGAATCGTTGGCGCTGGCCATCACGACGCAGCCGGAACCCGAGCAAATCGACATCCGTTACTACCCGCTCCCGCCGGAAGTGCACAGCGGCGCCAAACCGCTGAAACCGTCGCCCATTCCGCTGAAAGATCTACTCGGCAAACAGTGGCCCGCCTACGTCAGTCGATCGATCCAGCTACTGGGCGGCAACTATCCGGTCAACCAGGCCGGCATGCGCGAAGGTCAGGGGCCCCATGGCTATGAGATGGTTATTTCGCAGGACGGCAAATCGGGCCAGCGCGGACAGCTGATGTTCAACACGCCGCTGATCGGCGGGCGATACCGTCTGACCGTACAGGCCTACGCGACGCCGCGGCTGGAGAAAGACGGTCGCCCGATTCCTCCGCAGGGAGTGAGTATTCTGGGAGTATCCGTCAACGGGGAAGACGTCCAGCGGATCGCGATCCCGCTGGCCGACAAGCCGCAGCCGTTTGTGTGCGAGTTTACCTCCGACCATAGCCGCACCCAGGTTTATCTGAACGGCGCCACCGAAGTTAACAAGCTGGAGCTGAAGCCGGTTCCGAATCTGGTCATTACCGAGGCGCGTCTTGAAGGGCCGCTGTACGACGCCTGGCCGCCGGCCAGCCACCGGGCCATTTTTGGGGCGGGCGGAACCGACGCCACGCCGGAAATTCTTCGCCGCTTTGCCTCGCGTGCCTTTCGTCGCCCGGCCACCGACGCCGAAGTAGCAAAGTATACCGCGCTGTGCGAGGCCGAGATTCGGCAGGGCGCGTCGCCGCTGGAAGCGATCAGGGTCGGGCTGAAAGCGATTCTCGTGTCGCCGCACTTTCTGTTCCTGATCGAACCGGTCGACTCGTCAGGACGGCTGAGCGACTACGCGCTCGCTTCGCGGCTGTCGTACTTTTTGTGGAGTTCCATGCCCGACGACGAGCTGTTCCAGCTGGCCGCCGACGACCGTTTGCATCTCCCCGCCGAGCTGGAAAAGCAGGTCGCCCGGATGCTGCAGGATCCCAAAGCCGAAGCGTTTGTCAACGAGTTTGGCGGGCAATGGATCGGCTTTCATCGGCTCGCAGAGGCGGCGCCGGACCCCGATATTTTCCCCACGTGGGATGAAGACCTGCGCCGCGCCATGCTGGCCGAAAGCCAGCAGTTCTTCCGGCACGTGATGCTGGAAAATCGTCGCCTGACCGAATTTTTGCTGGCTGATTACACGTTTGCCAATGAACGGCTGGCCCGGCATTACGGGATCGAAGGCGTCCAGGGCGGAGCGCTGCAGCAGGTCGCCCTGCCGGCGGACAGCAAACGTCGAGGCGGGCTGATCACGCAGGCTGGCGTACTGACAGTGGCTTCCCAGCCGACCCGATCGTCCCCCGTTTTCCGTGGGATTTTCGTCCTGGAAAAACTCTTCAATCGCCCGCCGCCCAATCCGCCGGCCGATGTGCCGGCGCTCGAAGAAGCGGCGGCGACCGGCGAGGCCCAAACGGTGCGTGAACAGCTGGCCCGGCATCGAGCCGATGCAAGCTGCGCCGCCTGCCACAATCGGATCGATCCGTGGGGACTGCCGCTGGAAGAGTTCGACGGCATTGGCCGCTGGCGGAAGATGACCGCCGAAGATCTCACCGCCAGCCTGCAGGACGGCGAGCAGATCACAGGCGCCCACGACCTGCAGGACGCGCTGCTCTCACAGAAAGACGCCTTTGTTGCCGGGCTGGCGGAGAAGATGCTGCTGTACGCCCTGGGACGCACGCTCAGCTGGAGCGACCAGCAGGCAGAGCCCGAAATCGTCCGCCAGGTCGCTGCCGCGGACTACCGCTTTCAGAGTCTGGTCCAAGCAATCATCCTGTCACCGCCGTTTCAGAATCGGTAAGCCGCCAGCCTGGTCCGAGGCTGGCAAGTCCGCCGGGCGGATGGCTTGCTTGGGCTGTCGGGTGACAATACGTATACCGGCCTGACCACGGTGGAAGCCGGTTTCCTGGTCAACAGCGGCAGCCTGGCGGGCGACGTGACGGTCTTCGACGGAGCGACCTACGGCGGTTCCGGTTCGGCGCAGAATCTGATCATCAACAGCGGCGGTGTTCTGGCAGTCGGCGACGGCATTGGCACGACGACCGCGGCTTCGCTAACGCTGAATAGCGGCTCGATCATGGAGTTTTAACTCGGCCCGCCCGGTACGGTCGGCGGCGTGAACGATCTGCTCCAGGTCAACGGGGATCTCACCCTCAATGGAACCGTGAATATCGCCAATGCCGGCGGATTCGATTTCGGCACGTATCGCCTGATCAACTACACCGGCTCCCTCATCGATAACGGCCTCGATGTGGGAACGCTGCCGGCGGGCTTTCACCTGAACGAGGCGACGATCCAGACCGCGATCAACAACCAGATTAACCTGGTGATGGTAGGCACTGCTTTCTGGAACGGCTCCACGACCACGGCTGACGGAACCATTCATGGCGGCGACGGCGTATGGAACGCCGGCAACACCAACTGGACCAGCGCCGACGGCACGGCGACCGACCCCTGGAAAAGCCAGGACGCAGTCTTTGCCGGTGCGGCCGGCGTGGTCTCCGCCAGCGGCGACCTGACCTTCAACAACATGCAGTTTACGACCGACGGCTACCGGATCACCACCGCTGACGACGCCACGCTTTCGTCCCAGGCGGGATCCGGCATTCGGGTCGATGCGGGAGTCACGGCCGAAATCGGCGTCAAACTGACGGGAACCGGCAGCATCGAAAAGCTCGACGCGGGCACGCTTATCCTGAGCGCCGACAACGACGACACCGGCGGCGTGTGAAGCAGTTCCCGTCGCACTATCTGCTATCCCTGGTGGGATACGGTCGCCAGCAGTATGAAACCCGGCGGGCGATTCCGGCCGGCCCGGCCGCACAAACGGCCGAAGCCCGCTACGGAGCGAACCAGTTCCACACCTACCTGGAAGCTGGAACCACGCTGGAAGGCGCCCACTGGAACGCCACCCCTTACGCGGGCCTGCAGTAGGTTGGAAACCGCCGCGAGTCCTTTACGGAAACGGGAGCCATCGGCCTGACCTCGGGACCGGACAGCGTCGATTCGCTGCGATCGGCGCTGGGGATGCGGGTGTACGCCACACCGCACTCGGTCGCACGCTGGTGCGTTTCTCCCTGGGCTTCTGCGGCTACGACAGCCAGATCAGCGCCAACTACGCCTTGCACAGCGGCGCCGGCGAGTCGCGCGGAATGTTGACCCGGCGGATGCGGCAGCGGATACTGAACCGCTTGCAGTCCGCATGGTTCACACGAGGAAATCGAATGAGATCCTGTTATGGCGCCTTTTCGCCAAGTCGTCGTTTGTTGTTTCGCGGTCGTTCGCCCTTTCCCTGGGCCATGCTTCTGCTGATCACCGCGATCAGTGCGTTGTCAGCCGGACAGTCGGCCCAGGCGGCCAAACAGCAGGCCAGGCCCAATATTGTGCTGCTCATGTGCGACGACATGGGCTACGAGGGCGTGTCGGCTTATGGCAGCCAGACGTACAAGACGCCGCATCTGGATCGGCTGGCGTCGCAAGGCTTGCTGTTCAACCATTGCTATTCCACGCCGATCTGCACCACCTCGCGCGTGCAAATCATGACGGGCAAATACAACCACCGGAATTATGTCCGGTTTGGCTTTCTCGATACGAATCAGATTACGTTTGGCAATCTGTTGCGCGACGCCGGTTACGCCACGGCCATTGCGGGAAAGTGGCAACTGGGAGGCGACGGAAAAACAGTGCGAGACTTCGGTTTTGACAACTACTGTTTGTGGCAGGTCAGCGGCGGCCGCGACTCCCGTTTCTGGGATCCGCGCATCGAGCAGGACGGCAAACTGCTGGACGGGCTGGAAGAAAAGTTCGGACCGGACGTTTTCTGCGACTACCTGTGCAACTTCATCCACGAGAAAAAAGAGAAGCCGTTTTTCGTCTACTATCCAATGGTCCTGGTGCACTGGCCGTTTGTGCCCACGCCGGACAGCCCGCCCGGCGGAAGTCGCGAGCGTTCTGGCAAGTACGACGGCCAGAACGGCGGCGTCGAATACTTTCCCGATATGGTGAACTACCTGGACAAGATTGTCGGTCGGCTGATCGACCAACTGAAGCAAGACGACCTCGTCGACAACACCCTGTTCCTGTTCACCTGTGATAACGGCTGTGCGACAAACATTGTGTCGCAAATGGGCGACCAGACCATCCACGGCGGCAAAGCCAGCCTGCCCGACGCCGGGACCCACGCCGCCCTGGTCGCCTACTGGCCGGCCGTGATCAAACCGACCGGCCCGATCAACACCTTGGTGGATCTGAGCGACATTCTGCCGACGCTGGTCGCGGCAACTGGCGCCAAATTGCCGGCCGACGGCCCGATCGATGGCGTGTCATTCCTGCCCGTCCTGCGGGGCGAAACGCAAGAGAGCCGGCCCTGGATCTTCTGCCATTACTCGCGAAACGGCCTGCCCAGGGAACCCAAGGCTGCCGAAAAACGAGAAGAGATCATCGCCAAGCAGCAGCGAGAAATCCAGGCCAAAACCCTCGGTCGCTTTGCCCGCACGCAGCGCTACAAACTCTACGAAGACGGCCGTTTTTACGACATCAGCCAGGACGTCCTGGAGAAGAAGAATCTGCCGCCCGGCTCTAGCTCCGCAGAAGCAGAAGCGGCCCGTAAAACGCTGCAGGCCGTCCACGACCAGATGGGCCCGTGGGAACCGTTCAGCGCCGGCAAAGACGACTAAGGATCCCGAGGTCGATTGCCTGGCAATATCGGTTTCGTCGTTTTGCCAAATCGCCAGCGCAGAAAGTTGACTTTCGCTCCGCGAAAGCACGCGTCCTTTCACGGAGTGAAAGGCGACTGTCCGGCGTCTGATCTGCCTCAAAACGACGAATCAACATCCGGCGGTGATTCCATTCGCGTGGAAAGCCATCGTTGCCAGTTCTCCCGGCCGCCAACGGCCGGGCCGCTTAAACTTTCGGCGATTTAACCGTTTTCGCGTTGTCGCCAATATCCGTGGGCAGGGACGGCAGGCGGCTGTTAGCCTGTCGATCGCTCAGCAATACGTTCGAGAACGTCCGTTCCAGCGCGAGCATGCCGAGCGTGCCTGTCAGTAACAGCACGCCAGCCAGCAGTCCCGCGTTCCACGCCAACTGCATCGCGTGCGGTCCGCGACGAATGGGCGTATCCGCCAGCACCCGGGCGCCGGGCGGCGGAAACTGTCGCGTGCTGCGAATCCGCCACGCCATACGTCCCCACCAGGCGGCCCCTGCCAGCAGGCCCAGGCCGGCAGCCAAGGCGAATGCTCGCACCAGCCAGAGTGCATTGGCGATCGCCAGATCCAGATTGGTCTGGGCCAGTTCCAACTGCTGCCCCAGGTACCACCGCAGGCCAAAAACCATTCCCACGCCGGCCAGGGCCGACGCGGCCAGCGTCCAGTTGGCGATGCGTTTGAGTTTCAGGTCGGCAGGTACTACTCGGCGGCTCATGGCTGCGACTCGACAAGGGGGAAAGCGGGGATGCAGGACCGGCAGGCGTCTTTCGACTTTTCAAGGAGATCGGCACGGCGGACTTTGGCGGTCAGCGGTGCGGGCGTCCTTGGCAACGTCCTGAAGTAAGAAAAAGGAAGAGAAAGGTAGCCCTCGTTTAACAAGTGTCAAACGAGGGCAAATCCCCTTCATCAGAGCACGAACCACACGGCTTGATGGTTCAGGTAGCCAGCGCGATACCGCTGGCGGGCCGCTGTCGTAACGCGGCCGAGGTTAGTCTCGCGATACCGATCCCCACGCCGGAGAAAGCTCCAAGGGTTTCGATCAGATCGCGTTCGATTCGGGCGCCGTTGAAACGGGTTGCTGGCGGCCATGATTCAGGCTGCCGGCAGTCCCCAGTGCTGGTCGCCGGCGAGAGGTCGAAGGCGTCTTGCCTTGCGGTTCTCACTGGCGGGTTTCAGGCCCAGAAGACCGCGGGGCGAAAAAAGCCCCGCAGGTCGTTTCTGCTGTCAGGATGCAGCGGGCAGAGTTTAGTAGCAGAACTCGACGCCGCCGTAGGCGCCGTGCAGGAGCAGGCAACCGTTCTTGTTGATGTTGGCGACGCCGTCGATGTCGGCGAAGTTACGCGGAATCTGATCCTGCGGCAGAGCAACCCCGTTGACGGCCACAGCGCGGTAACCGGCGTTGATGCTCCAGTGGCAACCGATCTTGTAGTTGACGCCGGCTTTGATTTCGCCCAGCATGGCGATGGCGTCATCCGACGAGCGGATGTCGTAAGCGCGTCCTTCGTTCGGGATGCCGGGGACAACCGTCGCGGCGCCGCCCGCTCCGCCGATGCGGGAGTGGTGCGTCATGTGGTTGTTGAACAGGCCGAATTTCACGCCGAAGTCCGCCGTGAGGCAATTCGTCACCCGATAAGCACCATTGCCGCCAAACTGGAAGCCGAACAGGTCGTTCTTGGTGTTGATGTTGTAGTACAATTCGTCGGCCGAGCCGTCAAAGGTCGTGTCGGTCTCGTCGCTGGCGTATTCCCAGTTCTCGCCAATGTTCATGTAGCGGAAACCAAACAACCAGTTCATGTTGAAGCGAGGACCGCAGACGCCGGCGCCGCCGAAGGCCGCGCCCTGGGGACCGCAACCGCCGGTCGGGCAGCTGCAGCAGAACTGCTGGGGGCTGTACACAAAGTTGACTTCGGCGTTGTGGTACTGGAATTCGCGACGCAGGCGATGACGGGCCGCGTTGTCGTACCAGTCGTTGACGTTGCCGTAACCGCCGCCGTCGTCGTAACCGATGGTGGTAAAGTCAAACACCGTGTTCAGGTCGGCAGCCGTACCCTGCACACCGTCGGGATCGTAGGCGTTGGCTTCCTGGTTGCTGGGATACAGGCCCCAGTAACCCACTTCGACCGCCCAGCAGTTGCTCAGGCGATGACCGAGGAACACCTCGACGCCGCCGGACCAGTCCATGGCTGCATCTTTGCTCGACAGCAGCTGACCGACCGGGTTCGAGGTATCAAAGCTGATCTGGCTGAAGTCGTCGCCCTTGCGGGTCATGACCATGCCGTTGACATAACCGTACCAGCAGCCGCCTCCGCCGTAGCGATGCGCGGTAAAGTTGTTGATGGCTCCCGCGGAAGCATAATCGCCGCCCCAGCCGCCTAACCAGCCGCTGGAACCGCCCTCTACATAGCCGCCGTCAATCACTTCGCCCTGGGCGTAAGCGCCGGAGCCGCTGCCTTCCACACAGCTCGAACCCATCGGGGCGGGGGAGCTGTAACCAGGCGTGCCGTGCGAAGGGCTGCTATAGGCGGGCGTGCCGTGCGACGGTGCGCTGTACATCCGCGAACCCTCACTGGGCGCACTGTAGGTGCGGGCGCCCTGCTGGGGTGCGCCGTAAGCCGGCATGCTCTGCGTCGCGGACGAGCCGCTGGCGTGGGGAACTTCATAAGCCGAATCGTTATAGGCCGACGGCTCTTGCGGGGCGGCCGCAGGCGTCGGGATCGCTTCGGGTTTCGAATCTTCGAACATGCGGGCCGTCTGATAGACAGGCTGCGCACTGTAGCCATTCCAGGGATTCTGGAAGGTCGGCGTCGGCAGCAGATTCGAGGACTGGGCAAAGACCGGGCTTGTCAGACAGACAAGACCAAGCGAGGACGCAAGGGCGCCCCAGAAAAAGGATTTCATCTCGCAACTCCATGAAGGGGATCGCCGATTCGACCGAGTCTCATACTCAAATCGCGTCGACAACAGGAAAGTTACTGGGGACAAAGGGTCCCGTTCATGGATTCCATTCCACACAAGTGATCCGTCGTGGTTCGTACAGACTTCATCGTCCAGATCGTCATCTGCGATTGCGGAGAAACGTCTACGGAACCAGAAAATCTTGCCTGCATTGCCCTACATCCCTTACTTGCGCTGTATCTGTAACAGGGCCCGTTTACCGATCGCCCCCCCAGGCGACAAAACCGGAATCGGACTGCTATAACCGCCGCTTCCGGGACCTGTCCGCTGGGAACCGCGTGGAATTTCCCAACATAGAATGCGTTTTACGACGGTGCATTTTTCCGCCAACCGCCCGGCGGTAGCTCCGGACCCGCGGGGTCGGTAAGCTGAAGATCTGTCGCGAGCCAGCCAGAAATTGACGAGCCAAAGAATCTGATGCCGTGCGACGGGCGCCATCCGCCTGCGACTGTTTGTTCGCCTGTCAGAAAGAACCGATCGACCATGCGCAAATTTGCCCACACCTTGTTTGCCCAATCCTTGTTTGCCTGCGGAGGGGCCGTGCTGATGCTGCTGATCGGATCCGCCGCCGACGCCGGAGAGTTTGCTTTCTACGACGAGAACGTGCTGGGCTCTTCGTGGGAGTTTCGCTGCTCAGCCCCGACCGAGGAAAACGCACGCCAGGCGGGACAGACGGCGTTACAAGAGATCGAACGGCTGCGCGCCGTGCTGAGCACCTGGGACCAAACGAGCGAAATCTCCCGCTGGTTGAAAACGCCAGGCGCCGCCGTCTCCGTATCTCCCGATCTCTGGAACGTGCTGCACCAGGCCGACCAGTGGGAAAAAACCAGCGGCGGCGCCTTCAACCCGCGCGTCGCGTCAGCGGCGCGCCTGTGGGCTGCGGCCGCAAAAGCGGGTCGTCCGCCGGGCGAAGAGCCGTTAGCGCAGGCTGCGGCCGAACTTTCGCAACCGGCATGGCGACTGGGCCCTGCCGGCCAGGCGGAACGCCAGGGTGAAGCGCCCGTCAGCATCGACGGCCTGGCCAAAGGGTACATCCTGGACTGCGTCTGTCGGCGGCTGCGGGAACGTCATTCCGAAGTGACAAGTTTCGTCGTGAATCTGGGCGGCGACCTGCGGACGATCGGAACGCCGCAAACCATTTCGATTGCAGACCCGCTGACTCCCGCCGAGAACGGTCGTCCTGTCAGCCGTTTTCTGTTGCCGGCGAACCAGGCCGTCGCCACCAGCGGCGGTTATCGCCGCTTCTGGGAAATCCAGGGCCAGCGGTACTCCCATCTGATCGATCCGCGCACCGCGCGACCGGCCGCGCAGGTGCAAAGCGCGACCGTCACGGCGGCCACCGCCGCCGACGCCGACGCCGCCGCAACCATTCTGGGCGTGCTCGATCCGGCAGCCGGGCTCAAGCTGATCGCTTCCTTGCCGGACATGGAATGCCTGATCGTCGACCAGCAAGGACGCCTGCACCGCTCGTCAGGCTGGGCCGACAGGGAACGTCAGGCGCCCCAGCCGTTGCACCTGACCGCCCTGGCGGACGCAGCGCCGCAGCGCCAGCTGCTGATCCAGTTCACCCTGAAGAAGCCCGACACGTTCCGTTATCGGCGACCCTACCTGGCGATCTGGCTGGAAAACAGCGAAGGCTTTCCGGTCAAGACAGCCCTGCTGTGGATGATGACCGATGTCCCCGGACCACGCTGGCATCGCGAGCTGACCCGCTGGTACCGGAACGATCGCATCCGCAAGGAAGCCGAAGGTTCCGAGTTGATCGGCGTCATCACCGGCGCCACCCGCGGCCCGGGCGACTACCAGGCCGTCTTTGACGGAACGGATAACAAAGGGAAGCCGTTGGCCGCAGGCGAGTACCTGCTTTGCATCGAGATCGCCCGCGAGCACGGCGACTATAAACTGTTGCGCAAACGGGTCGAACTGGGGAACGGCCCGTTAGAACCGTACACCTTCCGGGAGAATCCCGAAATCGAGGCCAGCTTCACCTACGATTTTCCACCCGCCCGGGAAGAGTAGCCGCGGCGAAGGTCTTTGCACCCTTTCACCAGCGTTAAACGCCGGACAGTCGTCTTTCACTCCGTGAAAGAACGCTTACTTTCTGCGCCTGCTCTTGTGCCCAGCGACGAAAGCAGGATCGAAAGGTCATTTCCCGCGCGTTCTACCAGCGGAAGACGCCGCCGATGTTTGGCCCGTGGTACAGAATCTGGCCGTCGTGATCCAGCCGCCCGGGACCAAGCCGCAAGGTGTTGATATCGCGTTCAAAATTATCAGCGCCCAGGGCGACACCCGTGATGACCGTGGCGTGGTATCCCAGGCGCAGGGTGAAGCGCGGGGTGATCGTGTAATTTGCGACCAGGCTCAGATCGCCAATAAACGCCGTGCGGGTTTCGTTCCGTCCGGTCTGGGTGAACGTGCTGACGGCGCCCGTTTCGTTGAGATAGCCGGTTTGCTGCGAAGCGTCGTTGCTGGCGATGGCGCCTTTGGCTTCGAGTTCCAGCCCCCAGAAGTCGGCGGCGCGGATCTGCATTAATCCGCCAATCTGCACGGCAAACAGGTCGTTATTGGCGGCCACGTTTACCAGATTTCGCGAACCGGCTGCACTACTCGACGTCGTCAGATACTGGAAGCTCTCATTCACACGGGAGTACCGCAGCCCATACAGCAGGAAGAACTCGTAGGGTCCCTCCGGCATGATCAGCTTCTGCCGGATGTTCAGCTCCACGTTGTCATAGCTCGACGTGTAGGCAATCTGCGCGAAGTCGTTGAAGTCGAGCCCGACCGTGGCCGGATTGCCAAAATCGGTAAACGGCGAAGTCAGATCGCCTGTGCCAGCCTGGGTATTCGGGGTGTCGTCGCGGACGAACACCTGATCGGACCAGTTGGTCAGGCCCGTATAAGAAGCCTCCAGGCTGAACCGGGCCGTCAGATCACGCCCCAGGATAAATCGCCCGCCCAGGTCAAAGCCCGCATCGAGCATACGCGAGTGGAGCGGACGACTGCTGCTGCCGTTGAGCCCCTGGAAGGCATACTCATGGGCCACATCGCGCTGCAACGGCTGGGCGTCGACCACGACATACCAGCGATATTCGGGAACCGGGTTGCCGAGAAACTCGGGATAAACATAGCCATCCACCGTCCGGCGGTTCGGGGGAATAAAGTCTAGTGCAGAAGCTGGCCCCTGCAGCACGCCCGGTTCAGGTCCCCAGACTTCGGGTCCGCCGCCGTCGGTCCATATTTGCGGCGGCAACGGAGAAGTCGCGCCAATCGGCGCGCCGTCCTGATAAACGGGCGACGGCGCCGAATCCGGCAAAGTTTCCAAGGCGCCCTGGTTCGACGGCGGGTATTCGCTGACCGGCGGAAAAGCGGTCGGTCCCTGGGCAAGCAGGATCGCCGGGGCGCTGGCCATCGCGCCGACCGCCACGGCCCACGCGGTGATGGCGCCAGCCGCCAGGGATTTGGCGCGCAGCAAGAAGGCGGCCGTCTTTCTCTTGGAACCTGGTAAGTTCATTGCGAACATTGCGCATCTCAGAGAACATGGATCAGGACGACCGAGGATCAATTTTCAGGATCGTTGCCAAAGGTATCGCAACGACGATGCTCGCCGCGCCAGTCACAGGCGACGCCGCCTTCCACGGTTTGAAGGCGCAGGCGCACAACCATTTCCTTTTTGAGGAGTTTCGCCTCCTTCCCACTTATCGGCCGATTCGGCCGGTAAACCTAGAACAATTGGCACAATCGGCAAAATCCTTCCCAGCCAAACCTGCCAAACCTGCCATCCGCAAGGACGTTCCCACAGGAGGGGATCTGCGGCACTTACCCGTTTTGGGCTTGCGTTTGCGGTGATTGTGGTTAAAAAAACATCCTTCCCCCGCCTTCGATCTTATTCCTTTCTGTTTGAGCGCCAAAAATCCTTCCCTGCTCCCGCTGCCTGCATTCGGCATCCACCGATCGGTGGGACGGCTGCCAGGAATGTGGAAACGGTGCGTCGCCTGGGTGCTGCATGTCGTCTGCGGCGTTTCGCCTGCTCCTGTTTGAAGACAACCGTACGGATCGAAACCTGATCCGGGAATGGCTGTCTGATTCCTCGGTCCGGTTTGACATGACGTGCGTCGAACGGCTGCACGAGGGTCTCGCCCTGCTGGCCGAAGCAGCGGACGCTTTCGATCTGCTGGTGGTCGATCTGACGCTGCCCGACAGCTCCGGTCTGGCAACCTTCGAGAAAGTCCACCAGGCCGCCCCCCAGCTTCCCATCGTGG is part of the Lignipirellula cremea genome and encodes:
- a CDS encoding BBP7 family outer membrane beta-barrel protein, which gives rise to MNLPGSKRKTAAFLLRAKSLAAGAITAWAVAVGAMASAPAILLAQGPTAFPPVSEYPPSNQGALETLPDSAPSPVYQDGAPIGATSPLPPQIWTDGGGPEVWGPEPGVLQGPASALDFIPPNRRTVDGYVYPEFLGNPVPEYRWYVVVDAQPLQRDVAHEYAFQGLNGSSSRPLHSRMLDAGFDLGGRFILGRDLTARFSLEASYTGLTNWSDQVFVRDDTPNTQAGTGDLTSPFTDFGNPATVGLDFNDFAQIAYTSSYDNVELNIRQKLIMPEGPYEFFLLYGLRYSRVNESFQYLTTSSSAAGSRNLVNVAANNDLFAVQIGGLMQIRAADFWGLELEAKGAIASNDASQQTGYLNETGAVSTFTQTGRNETRTAFIGDLSLVANYTITPRFTLRLGYHATVITGVALGADNFERDINTLRLGPGRLDHDGQILYHGPNIGGVFRW